Proteins encoded together in one Impatiens glandulifera chromosome 1, dImpGla2.1, whole genome shotgun sequence window:
- the LOC124910800 gene encoding uncharacterized protein LOC124910800, producing the protein MAAPIVTLMVEREETVMSPSRGGQPIRRNARFLLPSLNVEETSPTIMIPHSANPVPNDEVYFDGWRKCTARWEQWVSQMRPLYQPIWERAGIAEAITGSLCTITQQKEVILKLSDRWCSETKSFIFPWGEATVTLEDVAAIGGFSLGDFCVLKPLETPDLKEIEDLLIAERREIVRSKASRACQKLWMDKFMDSGSDIEHEAFLSLWLSRFVFTGPAIDTVRTNVFPIAVHLSRATRIALAPAVLASLYRDLDLLKRREQRSTRKPSKSRRPPNKITLWAPFQLVQVWIWERFESLRPQGIRTVGMTEPRICRWHTAGTEGLENENIARVFNESGKKFVWRPYTTRDYKGFMSELYGKKVVRVFDSYYLDREVLEDFVRCIRVSELVGVEVDCIEQYLPHRVGMQFGFDQDIPVGEVAREDGTSEIAWRNYARPIVDHVINVPTRLYEPEMTTRYYRCWKRSIRIHLGRPPRNRNEVQPPVVNQERTRTDGSVMIQPPTRDLAAASSSAHHHPGSTLNVTRDHPLPPPTDRAVAAAYAAASSSSHHPGTTLILIRDPLPPPPGFSSRMIYALDTQSGVIPIPFRPPRQP; encoded by the coding sequence ATGGCTGCCCCTATTGTAACCCTAATGGTTGAGAGAGAAGAGACGGTGATGTCACCTTCAAGGGGTGGACAACCTATTCGCAGAAATGCTCGTTTTCTCCTCCCTTCCCTAAATGTGGAGGAAACCTCACCCACAATAATGATCCCTCATTCTGCAAACCCTGTCCCAAATGACGAGGTTTACTTCGATGGTTGGAGAAAGTGTACAGCACGATGGGAACAATGGGTGTCCCAAATGCGCCCTCTCTACCAACCTATATGGGAGAGAGCTGGGATCGCAGAGGCCATCACCGGCTCTCTTTGCACCATCACCCAACAAAAGGAGGTTATCCTCAAACTCTCCGATAGATGGTGCTCCGAAACCAAATCATTCATCTTCCCATGGGGGGAAGCTACGGTCACCCTTGAAGACGTGGCCGCAATCGGAGGTTTCAGTCTTGGGGACTTTTGTGTTCTCAAGCCATTAGAAACTCCCGATTTGAAGGAGATTGAAGATTTGCTGATAGCGGAGAGAAGGGAAATAGTCCGCTCCAAAGCATCCAGAGCTTGTCAAAAGCTTTGGATGGACAAGTTCATGGACAGTGGGAGTGATATAGAGCATGAAGCTTTCCTATCACTTTGGCTGTCCAGGTTCGTTTTCACTGGACCGGCGATTGACACAGTTCGAACCAATGTGTTCCCAATTGCCGTACACCTCTCGAGGGCAACCAGAATCGCCTTGGCCCCGGCTGTCCTAGCCAGCCTTTATCGGGACCTTGATTTGCTTAAACGACGGGAGCAACGTAGCACGCGCAAACCATCTAAATCGAGGCGGCCGCCGAATAAGATCACACTTTGGGCTCCTTTTCAGCTGGTCCAGGTTTGGATATGGGAGAGGTTCGAGTCCTTGAGGCCACAGGGCATTAGGACAGTGGGGATGACGGAGCCAAGAATATGCAGATGGCATACTGCGGGGACCGAAGGCCTTGAAAATGAAAACATTGCTCGAGTTTTCAATGAGAGCGGGAAGAAGTTTGTATGGAGGCCATACACGACCCGTGATTACAAAGGGTTCATGTCAGAGCTGTATGGTAAGAAGGTGGTGAGGGTGTTCGACTCGTATTATTTAGACAGGGAAGTTCTGGAGGACTTTGTCCGTTGTATCAGGGTATCCGAGCTTGTTGGGGTGGAAGTGGATTGCATTGAGCAATATCTGCCTCATCGAGTGGGGATGCAGTTCGGGTTTGATCAAGACATTCCCGTAGGTGAAGTTGCTCGTGAAGATGGAACTTCTGAGATTGCGTGGAGAAATTATGCTCGGCCCATAGTAGATCATGTCATTAATGTGCCAACAAGATTGTATGAGCCTGAAATGACCACCAGGTACTACCGTTGTTGGAAGAGATCCATAAGGATTCATCTTGGGAGGCCACCTAGAAACAGAAATGAAGTTCAACCACCGGTTGTGAATCAAGAAAGAACCAGAACTGATGGATCAGTGATGATTCAACCGCCAACTCGTGATCTTGCTGCTGCTTCTTCTTCGGCTCATCATCATCCCGGTTCAACATTGAATGTAACAAGAGACCACCCATTACCCCCGCCAACTGATCGTGCTGTTGCTGCTGCTTATGCTGCTGCTTCTTCTTCGTCTCATCATCCCGGTACAACATTGATTCTAATAAGAGACCCATTACCGCCCCCTCCTGGATTCTCTTCCAGAATGATATATGCATTGGACACTCAGAGCGGTGTCATTCCGATCCCCTTTCGCCCTCCTCGTCAACCATAA